In one Balaenoptera ricei isolate mBalRic1 chromosome 20, mBalRic1.hap2, whole genome shotgun sequence genomic region, the following are encoded:
- the LOC132355048 gene encoding keratin, type I cytoskeletal 12-like, producing the protein MSLSVRTSGLSQRLSSQSGTLGRARGISASSIGSSYGGSAFGFGGSCGGGFSAASMFGSSSGFGGGSGSSFAGGLGAGYAGGRGGGFGNLGIGFGGSPGGGSLGILSGNDGGLLSGSEKETMQNLNDRLASYLDKVRALEEANADLENKIREWYETRGPGTGDPRSQNDYSKYYLLIEDLRNKIISDSTANAQLLLQIDNAKLAAEDFRMKYENELALRQNVEADINGLRRVLDEMTLARADLETQIETLNEELAYLRKNHEEELQSFRAGGPGQVSVEMDAAPGVDLTSLLNDMRGQYEAIAEQNREDAEAWFIEKSGELRKEISSNTEELQCSKSVVTDLRRALQNLEIELQSQFAMKKSLEDSLAETEGDYCGQLSQARQLIGSLEEQLLQVRADAERQSADYQLLLNIKARLELEIETYRRLLDGEAQGDCLDESSHVTAPTSQAPSTDSSKDPTRARKIKTIVQEVVNGEVVSSQVQEVEELI; encoded by the exons ATGTCACTCTCCGTGCGCACCTCTGGGCTGTCCCAGCGGCTGTCCTCCCAAAGTGGGACACTGGGCAGAGCCAGGGGCATTTCTGCCTCAAGCATCGGAAGCAGCTACGGGGGAAGTGCCTTTGGCTTTGGAGGCAGCTGTGGGGGAGGCTTTTCAGCTGCTTCCATGTTTGGTTCTAGCTCTGGCTTTGGTGGTGGCTCTGGAAGTTCCTTTGCAGGAGGACTGGGCGCTGGTTATGCAGGAGGCAGGGGAGGTGGCTTTGGAAACCTGGGGATTGGATTTGGGGGAAGCCCAGGAGGGGGCTCTCTAGGGATTCTCTCTGGCAATGATGGAGGCCTTCTTTCTGgatcagaaaaggaaactatGCAAAATCTTAATGACAGATTGGCTTCCTACCTGGATAAGGTTCGAGCTCTAGAAGAGGCTAACGCTGACCTAGAAAACAAAATTCGAGAATGGTACGAAACACGAGGACCTGGGACTGGAGACCCCAGGTCACAGAATGATTACAGTAAATATTATCTGTTGATTGAAGACCTCAGGAATAAG ATCATTTCTGACAGCACTGCAAACGCCCAGCTCCTCTTGCAGATCGACAATGCAAAACTGGCTGCCGAAGACTTCAGAATGAA ATACGAAAATGAGCTGGCCCTGCGCCAGAACGTGGAGGCCGACATCAATGGCCTGCGCAGGGTGCTGGACGAGATGACCCTGGCCAGAGCTGACCTGGAGACGCAGATCGAGACCCTGAATGAGGAGCTGGCCTACCTCCGGAAGAACCACGAGGAG GAGCTCCAAAGCTTCCGGGCCGGCGGCCCAGGCCAGGTCAGCGTAGAAATGGACGCTGCCCCCGGAGTGGACCTCACGAGCCTCCTTAACGACATGCGGGGGCAGTATGAAGCCATAGCCGAGCAGAACCGGGAGGATGCGGAAGCCTGGTTCATTGAAAAG AGCGGCGAGCTCAGGAAGGAGATTAGCAGCAACACCGAGGAGCTTCAGTGCAGCAAGAGCGTGGTCACCGACCTGCGGCGCGCGCTTCAAAACCTGGAGATCGAGCTCCAGTCCCAGTTCGCCATG AAGAAATCCTTGGAGGACTCGCTGGCCGAAACCGAGGGCGACTACTGCGGGCAGCTGTCCCAGGCGCGGCAGCTCATCGGCAGCCTGGAGGAGCAGCTGCTCCAAGTGCGCGCCGACGCCGAGCGCCAGAGCGCCGACTACCAGCTGCTGCTGAACATCAAGGCCCGTCTGGAGCTGGAGATCGAGACCTACCGCCGCCTGCTGGACGGAGAAGCTCAAGG TGACTGTTTGGATGAAAGTTcccatgtgacagcccccacatCTCAAGCACCGTCAACTGATTCCTCCAAAG ACCCTACCAGAGCCCGAAAAATCAAGACAATTGTGCAGGAAGTGGTGAATGGTGAGGTGGTCTCATCCCAAGTTCAGGAAGTTGAAGAACTAATATAA
- the KRT20 gene encoding LOW QUALITY PROTEIN: keratin, type I cytoskeletal 20 (The sequence of the model RefSeq protein was modified relative to this genomic sequence to represent the inferred CDS: inserted 2 bases in 1 codon; deleted 1 base in 1 codon; substituted 3 bases at 3 genomic stop codons), whose amino-acid sequence MDFNHRSFHRSLSSSSQGPALSMSSSIYRKGGTEYLRVAPSVYGGAGGHGTRTPTSRHMVSYGSDLAEGNLCVGNEKMTMKNLNDRLASYLEKVRSLEXFNSKLELQIKRWYETNTPGTCRDHSAYLEQIKELRNQIKDGQLQNARRVLQIDNAKLAAKDFRLKYESERGSAXSSGGXSQGLKMVYDDLILMKTDLEIQTEGLNKDLILLQKEHEEEVRSLRAHLGNKVNVEVDAAPGLNLSAIMSEMRQKYEAMAQENLQKAKEQYETQIETLQQQVTVSTEELEESRDQIKELRRTYQSLEIQLQSHLSLKEALEHTLEETNARYCSHLAIIQTQLNFLEGQLVQIRTNTEHQSHEYNILLDIKSQLEQEIATYRCLLEGEDVKTTEYQLSTLEERDKYIKKTRKIKTVVQEVVDSKTVXSKVKEVEESM is encoded by the exons atggattTCAATCACAGAAGCTTCCACCGAAGCCTGAGTTCCTCCTCCCAGGGCCCTGCACTCAGCATGAGCAGCTCCATATATAGGAAAGGGGGCACAGAGTACCTCAGGGTCGCACCCAGTGTGTAT GGGGGGGCTGGAGGCCACGGCACCCGCACCCCGACCTCTAGACACATGGTGAGCTATGGGAGTGACCTCGCTGAAGGGAACCTGTGTGTTGGCAATGAGAAGATGACCATGAAGAACCTAAATGACCGCTTAGCAAGCTACCTAGAAAAAGTGCGGTCCCTGGAGTAGTTCAACTCCAAACTTGAACTGCAGATCAAGCGCTGGTATGAAACCAACACGCCTGGCACCTGTCGGGACCACAGTGCATATTTGGAACAAATCAAAGAGCTGCGAAATCAG ATTAAAGATGGTCAACTGCAAAATGCTCGACGTGTCCTGCAAATCGATAATGCTAAACTGGCTGCCAAGGACTTCAGGCTGAA GTATGAGAGTGAGCGGGGATCTGC TAGCAGTGGTGGTTGATCTCAAGGCCTGAAAATGGTCTATGATGACCTAATCCTAATGAAGACAGACTTGGAGATTCAAACTGAAGGGCTGAATAAAGACCTGATACTCCTCCAGAAAGAACACGAGGAG GAAGTGAGGAGCCTACGGGCTCATTTGGGCAATAAGGTAAACGTAGAGGTGGATGCTGCTCCAGGCCTGAACCTCAGCGCCATCATGAGTGAAATGAGGCAGAAATATGAAGCCATGGCCCAGGAGAACCTTCAGAAGGCCAAAGAACAGTATGAGACCCAG ATTGAAACTCTGCAACAGCaagtcacagtgagcactgaagAGTTAGAAGAAAGCAGGGATCAAATAAAGGAGCTGAGACGCACCTACCAGAGCCTAGAGATACAGCTCCAGTCCCATCTCAGCCTG AAAGAAGCTTTGGAGCATACACTAGAGGAGACCAATGCTCGTTATTGTAGCCACTTGGCCATAATCCAGACACAGCTTAACTTCCTCGAGGGCCAACTGGTGCAGATTCGGACCAATACAGAACACCAGAGCCACGAATATAATATCCTCCTTGACATAAAGAGCCAGCTTGAGCAGGAAATTGCTACCTACCGCTGCCTTCTAGAAGGAGAAGATGTAAA aactacagAATATCAGTTAAGCACCCTGGAGGAGAGAGATAAGT ATATAAAGAAAACCAGGAAGATTAAGACAGTTGTACAAGAAGTAGTGGACAGCAAGACTGTGTAATCTAAAGTTAAAGAAGTGGAAGAAAGTATGTAA